A segment of the Xenorhabdus bovienii SS-2004 genome:
AAGTAAAAACAGCTGTATACATGGGTTTTTATAACGATAATATGTGGAGAGAGTTAGCGACAGGGGAATATTCAAAGCACGTCCCTGTATATAATAGAAATTTCAGAGAATGGCAAAAGAAACACAATAAAGGAGGGGATTTTATTGTTTTTTCAGATGTTTTATGGATTTCTCCGCTGCCAAAGGATAGAGTGATTTATTTATGATTGTAAAAAAAACAGCAAAGTATATTTTATATTTTATGCTGATCATACTTTTCTTATGGTGGTTTTTTTTATCACATGTTACTTTTTTGAAAGAAAGTGACACGCTGAGCGAAGTTAACTCTGGTGAAAGTGACTATTACGCCAAATATTACAAGCCGGAACCTATTAATTTATTTGGGATTTATCTAACCATAATGGAGAAAGAGCCTATTTTTGTGGTTTTATATGATAAAGAGGATAAATATATAGGCCAAACGTCACCTTTTAAGATGATGAATATGTACTCATTTTTTGAAGGAAATCCTACATTACCAGAAAAAAACCCACAAGATATATTGGACACACACTTTTATATTGTAGTCGTTGGAGATTTTGAAAGTGCTTATGACATAGATATAAACCATAAAAAATGGTGGAGCAAAGTACTGCAATATTTCCATTAAAAAGAATGGCGATTTATATCGCCATTCTTATGTGTTTACCTTCTTTGAATCTAAAATGCTGCGCTACTGCGGTATACTTTAGCTAATGAAATTAATATTTACATGTTAGACCACTGACTACTAGCCTTAAACAGCATACCAATACCGGGAGTAGGGTATGTAATGCCCGCGCCGTGGGTTACGAGAACAACTTTAATGGTCGGCGTTGTATTGGCGGGAATTGTTATAGGGGGTGAAAACAACGTACCAGAGATGCACTGCGGGCCGCGATCAGAAGACTCCATGAAAAAGTTTTGCCCAGCCACATGCACATTATTAACGTATACCGAAACGGATGCCTCCCCCGAACCACCCAAAGATCCGACGTAACGCTGAGTCATTATCGGTCCATAAATAAAAACCCGATCAAACGGCATAGCTTCCGTTAGCCTTTTATGAAAAAAAATGCTGTCACGGTTGCCTAATGATACATTCCCCAAAGTAACAGACACAACGTCACCTACAATTTTGGTTGCATATACTGCGCCGGAAAAACGGCCATCAGCGCCATTGATTGTTCCGGTGAACGTCCCGCTGGTTGCATGTATCTCCCCACGAACAGTAACATGGTTGAATTCTGCCCCACCCCCTTTATCAATTTTCCACCCTGCCCGGCCAGCAATATAATTTCCAGACTGGATGTAATTGCCAATTTTGGCATTGGTAATACTGCCATCTTCTATAAATCCATCCCGAATAAACAACTGGCCATTTTTAGCCGCCACAAAGGGTTCGAATTTGTCATTTGCGGGATTGACGAAGGTAAAATTATTGGCATTAAAACCAATATCCGTTCTCACTTGGCCATTCACCATCTGAGCACCAATAACCATCCCCGCACTATGATAATTCCCATTAGCGTCTTTAATACCTGCCCTCACTGTGTACGTCGCAGAACCGCCTATATGGTCAAAAACAGTGGTTGCCTTGGTATCAATGAGGGCCGATTGATGTTTGAATTGAGCCTGAACACGCTGCTCGCTCTCAGCTAATGATGAATCCAGTTTGTTAATGGATTTCTGGTTTTCCTGAACAGCAGAACGGTTTTCCCCGACGCTGGATTTTACTTCCTTAATGGATTGTGCCCATGCGGTTTTTTCATCAGCGAATACACGATCGAGTCGTTTGATTTCCGCTTTGTTCTCACCATCACGGGTGAGTAATTCGCGGCTATTTTGCTGAATAGCTGTACCGTTGATGAGGATGGACTCCGACTGATAATCCATTTGCTCCTGTAATCGTTTCCCGGCTTCGGCGGTCAGGAACTGGTTGCCTGCTGCATCAATGATCCAATTCGTATCCGAAGACGATTCTCCCCTGACGAACGCCGTCCACGGGGATTGATTGCCGGACTTGTCCACCAGACGCGCACGGAAATAAAATGCAACGCCTGCCGCCAGTCCCTGCATTGTGTGCATTCGCTGGGGATAGGGAATATCGGCCAGCAACAGTAAACCCTCGCCGTCATTCGTCCTGCTGTACTGGATTTCAGTTTTCAGCGTGTCGTCGGTCTGGGGCGCAAAACCCCAGTCAATCTGGATACCGAAGATGATCGGGGTTGTTCTGAACCCCAGCGGTGCCGGAGGGTTACCTTGTTTTCCAACGATATTGACCTCTTCAGAGGAGATAAATAAGCTGGGAATATCAAAGGAGTTGATGGCCTTGATGCGGGCCTGATATCTGCCGGAGTAAGCATTAGGTATTTCAAAACCCAGCGATGCGGTACGGGGAATGGAAATCCAGTTCCCGCTATCCCGGCGCCACTCTCCCACATAGGCCGCCGCCCCTTCCGCTTTCTCCCATGCAATCCGCACGGTAGTGGTGGAAATGCCTTGCTGAACAAACGAAAAACTCTCAATCCTGATTGAATTCGGTGGCTGCTGGACGCTCGCCGGAATAATGGAAATAGGCCGTTCGTCGATTCTGGCACCCGTGTCGATACGGTCGTATTTGTCGGGATCGTGGTAAAGGCCATTGATTTCGAATGTGCCATCATTGTTATCTTTGATGCCGACAACGCGATATTGCTGAATAAATAAATCATGGGCATCCACCGCCCAGCCAGCACCGGATACAGGTGATTCACTATAAGTCGTCGTTACGGTAACAATGTTACCATTGACGGCCTGAACCGTCCGGCCTTCTGATTTTCCTGTCGGTAAATTAACCAATAGACGATCACCCGCCTTCACATCAGGTTTTCTGTCCAGTGTGATATTGCGATCGTTCACCGACTGAATGCGACCACCGATAGTGCGCCCGGCTCGGTTTTTATGTGCCACGCCAATAATATGACCGGGCATCGGGATTTGACCATCCAGCCCTACACGAAATGAAATCATGCCATCGCGTGAGTTGGTCAGGATTGCCCATTTTCCCCGGCGTTGCGCCTCACTCTGACGGGTGCAGCCAATAGCGGAAATATCAATC
Coding sequences within it:
- a CDS encoding DUF6201 family protein, translating into MIVKKTAKYILYFMLIILFLWWFFLSHVTFLKESDTLSEVNSGESDYYAKYYKPEPINLFGIYLTIMEKEPIFVVLYDKEDKYIGQTSPFKMMNMYSFFEGNPTLPEKNPQDILDTHFYIVVVGDFESAYDIDINHKKWWSKVLQYFH
- the gpJ gene encoding TipJ family phage tail tip protein, whose protein sequence is MTLHIIEGAKGGGGGGGGGHTPYEMPDNIQSTATAKILVALGEGEFVNDLTAKDIYLDGTPLQNDNGTINFAGVKWEFRPGTQHQNYIKGMSAAENEIRLGTEIKTAVPWTKYISNTKLSAVRVRLGWPALRMQKENGDTVGFRVDYAIELSTDGGSYQAVFDTHIDAKTTTLYERSYRINLPDAKTGWTVRVVRKTPDSTSERINDKMNIMAFTEIVDAKLRYPNTALLYVEFDARLFNGNTPLISCKPKGRIIRVPANYDPVNRTYSGIWNLTFKWAHSNNPAWVLYDILLNDLCGLGDKIDRTQIDEIELYRVAQYCDQLVPDGKGGGGMEPRFTCDVYIQSREEAHKVLTDIGAIFRGSVHWGANQFVAAADMPDDIKYIFTQASVINGDFVYSGGGERNRSTVAMVSWSNPNNHYNDEVEVVSDDNLIRRYGINQIDISAIGCTRQSEAQRRGKWAILTNSRDGMISFRVGLDGQIPMPGHIIGVAHKNRAGRTIGGRIQSVNDRNITLDRKPDVKAGDRLLVNLPTGKSEGRTVQAVNGNIVTVTTTYSESPVSGAGWAVDAHDLFIQQYRVVGIKDNNDGTFEINGLYHDPDKYDRIDTGARIDERPISIIPASVQQPPNSIRIESFSFVQQGISTTTVRIAWEKAEGAAAYVGEWRRDSGNWISIPRTASLGFEIPNAYSGRYQARIKAINSFDIPSLFISSEEVNIVGKQGNPPAPLGFRTTPIIFGIQIDWGFAPQTDDTLKTEIQYSRTNDGEGLLLLADIPYPQRMHTMQGLAAGVAFYFRARLVDKSGNQSPWTAFVRGESSSDTNWIIDAAGNQFLTAEAGKRLQEQMDYQSESILINGTAIQQNSRELLTRDGENKAEIKRLDRVFADEKTAWAQSIKEVKSSVGENRSAVQENQKSINKLDSSLAESEQRVQAQFKHQSALIDTKATTVFDHIGGSATYTVRAGIKDANGNYHSAGMVIGAQMVNGQVRTDIGFNANNFTFVNPANDKFEPFVAAKNGQLFIRDGFIEDGSITNAKIGNYIQSGNYIAGRAGWKIDKGGGAEFNHVTVRGEIHATSGTFTGTINGADGRFSGAVYATKIVGDVVSVTLGNVSLGNRDSIFFHKRLTEAMPFDRVFIYGPIMTQRYVGSLGGSGEASVSVYVNNVHVAGQNFFMESSDRGPQCISGTLFSPPITIPANTTPTIKVVLVTHGAGITYPTPGIGMLFKASSQWSNM